The genomic DNA CTGGGCGCCGAGTTCTACCAGAGCGGCGGCTGGGAGTCCCCGCAGTACTACGAGTACAACGCCGACCTCGTCGAGCGCTACGACGACCGGATTCCGGAGCAGGACGGCTGGCAAGGGGTCAACCGCTCGCCCATCGAGGCGGCCGAACATCTCCACACGCGCGAGAACGTCTCGATGTTCGACATGACCACCTTTTCCTCCATCATGGTCGAGGGGGCCGATGCCGAGTCGTTCCTCCAGCGGGTCTGCAGCAACGACGTGGAGATAGACGTCGGGCAGGTGCGGTACTCGCTACTCCTGAACGAGGGCGGCGGCATCCTCGCGGACGTCACCGTCGTCCGACTGGACGACGACGAGTTCATGGTCACCACCGGCGGCGGCAACTCCCCGCAGATTCACGGCAACTGGCTACGGAAACACGCCCCCGAGACCGTCGCGGTCACCGTCGAGGAGGGCGGCAAAACGACCATCGGGCTCTGGGGACCGAAATCGCGGCTCCTGCTCCAGCGCTGTACGGACGCGGACATCACCAACAGCGACTTCCCGTACTTCCGGGCCAAGCAGATATACGTCGGCGAAGTGCCGGTCGTCGCCCTGCGGGTGTCCTACGTCGGCGAACTGGGCTGGGAGCTGTGGGCTCCCGTCGAGTACGGACAGAAGCTCTGGGACACCCTCTGGGAGGAAGGCCGGGACCTCGACGTGCGGCCGATGGGCGGCGGCGCGCTGAGTTCGATGCGGTTGGAGAAAGGGTACCGGCTCTGGGGCACCGACATCGACACGGACTCGAACCCGCTGGAGGCCGGTCTCCCCTTCGCCGTCGACATGGACACGGAGTTCATCGGCAAGGAGGCGCTACAGGAGGCCGAGGCCGATGGCATCGACGACCGCATCACGCCGCTGACCCTGGACGACTCGATGGACATCGTACTGAGTGGTCGCCCCGTGTTGAAAGACACCGCGGAGCAGAGCTCCGCGAGCAGTGCGGCGGAGCCACACGACGGCGAGGCCATCGGCTACGTGCAGGCCGCCGACTTCGGCTACTCTATCGGCGAGTCAATCGCCTACACGTACGTTCCAAGCGAGTACGCCGAGGCCGGCACGTCGGTACAGGTCCAGTGTGAGGGCGAGACCTACGACGCGACTATCCGGGACGAACCGCTGTTCGACCCCGGCCGGGACAAGATAATCAGATGAGCAGTCGGCACAGCCAGCCTATCGAACGCGGTTGAAAAGCGACCCAGACACATGAATACGAGCGACTCACAAGAACTGCCCGTCACGTACGCCGACATCGAACGCGCGCGAGAACGACTCGACGACGACTCCGTCGTCAAGCAGACGCCCGTCGAGCGGAGTTCGTCACTCGACGAGTTCGTCGGCGGCGAGGTGTACCTCAAGATGGAACACCTCCAGTGGACGGGGTCGTTCAAGACCAGAGGGGCCTACAACAAGATCCGACAGGACGTCGACCGCGGCGTCGGCGAGTTCATCGCCGCCAGTGCCGGCAACCACGCCCAGGGCGTCGCGCTCGCCGCGTCGAAGTGCGGGGCCGAGTCGACCATCTTCATGCCGAGGGACGCGCCACAGGCGAAGGTCGAAGCCACCCGTGGCTACGGCGCGACCGTCGAACTCGTCGGCAAGGACTTCCAGGAGACGATGGGCCGGGCCAAGGCGGCCGCCGAGGACACCGACGCCGAGTTCGTCCACGCCTACGACGACCACGATATCATCGCGGGGCAGGGGACGCTGGGCACGGAGATGTACCACGACAACCCCGACGTGGACACCGTGGTCGTCCCCATCGGGGGCGGCGGCCTGATGAGCGGCGTCTCGACCGCGCTCAAGCACCTCTCGCCGGAGACCCGTATCGTCGGTGTCCAAGCCACCGGGGCGGAAACGATGCACAAGAGCCTCGACAAGGGGATACCGGTGACGCTGGACGACGTGGATACGATCGCCGACGGCATCGCGACGGGCGGCATCTCCGAGACGACGCTGCGAATCATGCAGGCCAACGTCGACGAGGTCGTGACCGTCACGGACACCGAGATAGCGCGGGCGATCCTCCTCCTGATGGAGCGGGCCAAACAGGTGGTCGAGGGGGCCGGCGCGGCGTCCGTCGCCGCGATTCTCAGCGA from Halomicroarcula saliterrae includes the following:
- the ilvA gene encoding threonine ammonia-lyase produces the protein MNTSDSQELPVTYADIERARERLDDDSVVKQTPVERSSSLDEFVGGEVYLKMEHLQWTGSFKTRGAYNKIRQDVDRGVGEFIAASAGNHAQGVALAASKCGAESTIFMPRDAPQAKVEATRGYGATVELVGKDFQETMGRAKAAAEDTDAEFVHAYDDHDIIAGQGTLGTEMYHDNPDVDTVVVPIGGGGLMSGVSTALKHLSPETRIVGVQATGAETMHKSLDKGIPVTLDDVDTIADGIATGGISETTLRIMQANVDEVVTVTDTEIARAILLLMERAKQVVEGAGAASVAAILSDDLDVTGETVMPLLCGGNLDMSRLREVLIHAMTERQQLLSLRVRIDDHPGVMEEISGIIASHGANIHDVRHERSVDDLDIGEAYLVFNVETSGADHARSIIDAVRAAEYPVEKTARVPG